TTGGAACGCTCGCGAAGATTCGGCACTTCCAGCCAGTCCGCCAGGATGTAATAGCCGTCGAACCGCATCAGGGGATTGGCATTGAAGACGAAAGTGCTGATACTGCAGAGCGTCATCAACGACAAAGCCAGATTGTTGACGAAGGGCCACATCGGCGTGTACCACCAGACGAAGGTCGAGGTGGCCGCGATGATCAACTCCACATAGATTCCGGCGAAGCTGATGATGATGCGTTTCCATTTATCCGCCAGCGTCCAGGAATCGGTCACGTTGCAATAGAGCGCGGGCGAAAAGCACATTAATAGTGCGCCCATTTCGTGACATTCGCCCCCGAAAGCCTTACAGCTCAGGCCGTGCCCGAACTCGTGGATGACCTTGACGATCCCCAGCGAGATCCACATGTAAACGACGGTCTTGGCGTTGAAGAACTCGTTCTGAGCCGGCAATTTATCCCAGAAAATTGACCACTTCATGGTGATCAGGGCGATCGCGGCCAGCATGTAGGCAATGCTGACGACCAGGAACCATTTGGTGAAAATCCAGGAGAGGTTTTTGTACAGGACGTTGAGAATGCGATCCGGATCGAAGACGGGCAGCTTGATGTAGAGGATATTCGTGATGCCCATCAGCTTCTTGGTGAGCCGATTCTTCCGCCGCTTCTGAAACAGATGCCGACCGGCCAGGGCCGATTCGTGATTGACCAGACCACTGGTCACGAGTTGTCGAGCGAACTGTTCCAGATCTTCCAGCGTCAGTCGGTGCGGACGAAATTCCGTTTCGAAATTGGTCCGCACATCTTCCAGCGTCCGTTTTCCGTCCAGGAGCTGGAAAACGTAATATTCCTGATCGTTGAATCGATAGTATTTCAGACCGACCGGATCTTTAACGACGTGGTAGATTTTGCCTTCGTAGCGTTGTCGGCTATGAACCAGATCGGCCCGGACGCACAGGCGCACCTGCTTGCGGCGTTCGGCATCTGGCACATATGTGGTATCCATCAAATTTCTTCCCGAGTTCCGTCGGCCATCCCTGATCTACTGAGGCAGAGCCCGCAACCGCATTGCGGCGCGGGCTAAACTTGATACTTTCGATGAAATCAGGGCTGGATGATCACGGTCGCCGTATCGCCCGGTAAGAGCTGCCAGCGTTCTTCGGTCGGATTTTCCAACTCGGCGATGATCCTCACCGTTTTGCCGTTCGGTTCCACCTGGGAACCTTTTTTGGGAATCACCCCTTTATAAACGTGCGTCAATTCTTCGGTATCGGGCAGTTTCCAGAGATAAACCGATCCCTTCTTGGTACCCGCAACAATGAATCCCCCCACCCCGACGGTCGAGAATGCCGCGGCGGTGGCCTGAGCGTTGTCATCGCAGATGAGGTTTTCCAGTTCGGCACTCTTCCCGCCCCCGGTCGGAGTTTTCCAGACCTGCAGGCTCCCCTCGGTCGAACCGGTGGTGACGATGACGCGATCGCCTTTTTCGTTCAGCTTGGGTGACAACAGGGCCAGACCGGCGAACTTGTTGCTTTCGGAAGGAGATTGCAAGGTGCTTTCAGTCACACCATCTCCCAAGGTCACGATATTCAATCGGGTGGGATCCTGGTCGATCAGCATGCGATTCCCATCGTCGCTGACACCAAGATTGGAAACTTCACCGCCGCGGTGGTCGAAGCTTCTTTCCACCGTGGCATTCTTGTCTCCCATCTTCCAGACGCAGGCGGCATCATTGTCCTTACCCACGGAAACCACACGGCCCTGGGGCAGAAACGCCAGCTTAACTACTGGTTGGACGTGTTTGCGTTCTTCAAACTTGTAGAGTTTCTTCCCCGTCGCGGTTTCCCACAGATAAATGTCCCGTTCATCCGACGTCACGCAATATTTGCCATCGGGAGAGATCGCACAAGCGAGAACCCCGCCCACATGGTGACCATCGAATTCTTTGGCTTCCGACTTGGGGGTACCGATGTACCAGAGTCGAGCTTTACCATCATCGCAACCGGTGACGATGAACTGTTTCGCCACGCTGGGAAGGGTGCAGGCGAGTGTACGAACCGGTTCCTTATGCTTGAAAGAAGCTTTGATGGATTTCAAATCCCACATGTGAACCGAGCCATCTTCGCTGGCGACGAAGACCAGATGATCCGGCCCGAGTCGGGTCGTCGCGATAGCCGTGATTGGCCGGCTACTGGTTCGAGGCATCGTCAAGTATTTGCCCGTCTTACGGGAGGGCTGAATCGTGACGGCCATACCGTCCTGGATTAAGCCCAAGTTCTGAACGTCGACGGCCCCTTCGATTTGAAGGTGCTTAGTATCCTGGATTTGCAGAATGGTTTCGCCGGCCTTGATGGCATCTCCAGCCTGTTTATTGATTGATTGGACTCGTCCACTGAGTGCGGGCGAAATCGTGTGTCGCGACAGCTTCTCCTGGGCCGTATCAAATTCCACTTTGGATTTACCCAAAGCAGCCTTCTTAGACTCCGCCTGGGATTCCGCAACCGTGACTTGAGCTTTACTCTTCGCAACTTCGATATCGGGAACTGCGGCCTTACCTTCTTTATTGGCTTTCAAATTGGATCTGTATTCGAGATCATAATACTCCACTTGTTTCCTTGCGGATTTTTCATCGGCAACCGCAACATCCATAGCTCGTAATGCGGAAAGAACATTTAAGATGGACATCTTATCCTCGAGTAAAGCGACGGGCTTGTCCTTCTCAACGTAATCGTTCACTCGCAGGCGGATATAGGTATAAATTTTCGCAGGTTGACCTTCTTGGGTATAAGGATCTTTCACATCCAAATATTCGAAGGGATCTGAAGGCTTCTGTTCGCCCGGACGCAAGGGACGCCCGATCCAACGGATCGTCCCTTCGAGTTCGCTCGGCACATCCTGCTTCGCGGGCAGAACAATGTGTCCCTGGGGGACCAGAATCGGATCGGCTTTGATAACACCCGTCTTGATATCCGCTTTATCGAAGGCTACCGCTTTGGGATAAAGCAGGTTGCCGATCTCCACCGGGGTACTTGGCTGGTTGGAGGTCACATTCGTATTGGCCGAAGAAAGACCGTTACCGATGTTCACCGCATCGGACTTGATGGTTACCGGATCGCAAGCGGTCAGGGCCAGCAAGCCCACTCCTAGCAGCGGTAAAAATCTTCGCATATTCATGATACCTCGGAGAATAAGTTTAAGCTAACCCAGCCAGCGCTATACGTGAAATAAACCGGAGCAACTCGTGGCCGCTCCAGGGAAGTCATAATTTTTACAACCAGAAAATTACGTGTTCGTGCAGGAAGTCGAACACGCCGTAAAACAGCGAATAGCCCAGAGAGTGATTGCCGCAACGGATATTGGTTTTCACTTCCAGGCCCGTTAGCAACAAACCCTGTTGAATGTGTTCATCGAGAGGCATTTCCGGATCGTTCACAGTGACGATTGCCGTGACCACCGGCTCGGATTCGTTGTGATCATCCTTATTCGCAACGGCTTCGCTCGTGATATCCTTGCGATAGAGCCGTCCCGCATACTTCACGGTGGTCTGGCTCGAGAGCATCACGTCCACATTCAAGTACTCGTTCGGATCCTTGGTCTGGAACGCACGAAGAATCTGGCCGATGTGCTTTTGGGGAATCTTCTGTTCGATTTCCCAAGCGCCGGAGGTGTTCGCGATTCGCAGGATTGGTTCCGTGGGTTTCAGAGGCCGATTCAA
The genomic region above belongs to Telmatocola sphagniphila and contains:
- a CDS encoding HlyD family efflux transporter periplasmic adaptor subunit, with the protein product MNMRRFLPLLGVGLLALTACDPVTIKSDAVNIGNGLSSANTNVTSNQPSTPVEIGNLLYPKAVAFDKADIKTGVIKADPILVPQGHIVLPAKQDVPSELEGTIRWIGRPLRPGEQKPSDPFEYLDVKDPYTQEGQPAKIYTYIRLRVNDYVEKDKPVALLEDKMSILNVLSALRAMDVAVADEKSARKQVEYYDLEYRSNLKANKEGKAAVPDIEVAKSKAQVTVAESQAESKKAALGKSKVEFDTAQEKLSRHTISPALSGRVQSINKQAGDAIKAGETILQIQDTKHLQIEGAVDVQNLGLIQDGMAVTIQPSRKTGKYLTMPRTSSRPITAIATTRLGPDHLVFVASEDGSVHMWDLKSIKASFKHKEPVRTLACTLPSVAKQFIVTGCDDGKARLWYIGTPKSEAKEFDGHHVGGVLACAISPDGKYCVTSDERDIYLWETATGKKLYKFEERKHVQPVVKLAFLPQGRVVSVGKDNDAACVWKMGDKNATVERSFDHRGGEVSNLGVSDDGNRMLIDQDPTRLNIVTLGDGVTESTLQSPSESNKFAGLALLSPKLNEKGDRVIVTTGSTEGSLQVWKTPTGGGKSAELENLICDDNAQATAAAFSTVGVGGFIVAGTKKGSVYLWKLPDTEELTHVYKGVIPKKGSQVEPNGKTVRIIAELENPTEERWQLLPGDTATVIIQP